From a region of the Coleofasciculus chthonoplastes PCC 7420 genome:
- a CDS encoding CPBP family glutamic-type intramembrane protease: protein MALPGEFWHYTFCFPAQWLALPLLQRRFAPIWAALILGGIWGLWHLPAFLMSGTPQSAWSFTPFVLGSIALSLIVTPLFNASQGSILLSFLFHLQLINPIWPDGQPYDTVFFWIAALVIIVINRKTMFRKTHAVTRVIPPAMPMGIPGSLSEESDL, encoded by the coding sequence TTGGCTTTGCCTGGGGAATTTTGGCATTATACATTCTGCTTCCCAGCCCAATGGCTGGCATTACCCCTGCTGCAACGGCGATTTGCCCCCATTTGGGCAGCACTAATTTTGGGCGGCATCTGGGGTCTGTGGCATCTGCCTGCCTTTCTGATGAGCGGCACACCACAAAGCGCTTGGTCATTTACGCCATTTGTACTCGGCTCGATCGCCCTCAGCCTCATCGTCACCCCGTTATTCAATGCATCCCAGGGGAGCATCCTGCTGTCCTTCCTCTTTCACTTGCAGCTTATTAATCCGATTTGGCCAGATGGGCAGCCCTACGACACCGTTTTCTTCTGGATCGCAGCCCTGGTCATTATTGTGATCAATCGCAAAACCATGTTCCGCAAAACCCATGCCGTCACGCGGGTCATTCCCCCAGCGATGCCGATGGGAATACCGGGCAGTCTCAGCGAGGAAAGTGACCTATGA
- a CDS encoding cupin domain-containing protein: protein MTDEQHSLLKASDINSMEAFEFRHPLNPNSEIYLRFLGRAVGLKRIGVTIARVPPGKESFIYHAHQNEEEWVYILSGRGIAEIGDREYEVEPGDFMGFGLPQQPHHLRNPFDEDLVYLIGGEAGRLDIAIFPRMGKRVIRDGESAYIFDESALQLFWSSKQSTED from the coding sequence GTGACTGATGAACAACATTCTCTGCTGAAAGCTTCAGACATCAATTCAATGGAGGCGTTTGAGTTTCGTCATCCGCTTAACCCCAATTCAGAAATTTATTTACGCTTCCTTGGGCGTGCTGTCGGTCTTAAACGCATTGGCGTGACGATCGCTCGTGTACCTCCAGGTAAAGAATCTTTCATTTACCATGCTCACCAGAATGAAGAAGAATGGGTTTACATCTTGTCAGGTCGAGGGATTGCGGAAATTGGAGATAGGGAATATGAAGTCGAGCCAGGAGACTTTATGGGCTTTGGGCTACCTCAACAACCCCATCATCTTCGTAACCCATTCGATGAAGACCTTGTGTATCTGATTGGTGGAGAAGCAGGGCGCTTAGATATTGCAATTTTTCCTCGGATGGGTAAACGAGTAATTCGAGATGGTGAGTCGGCTTACATCTTTGATGAGTCAGCGCTTCAACTTTTTTGGAGCAGCAAGCAATCTACTGAGGATTGA
- a CDS encoding pentapeptide repeat-containing protein: MSERENTGNPPRRRRRSSRELPNQNLQPKRNQRFNSSRPPVTDEQLQPGADLSSTILSDRNLKGKNLQGVSLSYADLRGANLDDVDLTGADLKRAHLHNSQINENTRLDPKWKLVWELVNFRNENRDCSDADLSLANLDESDLQNINFSGANLTQCQLNNSNLSGSNFQDANLTRILARTASFKQANFNEAKLNRMNCDRCDFSGANFQNADLSGAFLQNSNLKGADFRGANLSGTLLDNSCLEDVLIDDRTRLDARGLALWKLFNPTHAEGNLQGLWFQNGDLSDRDFRGYNFSNAALCNTKLRNCNFSDANLENVSLNRADLRGANFLGANLTGADLRLSVIDENTQFDPKWKLFWQLANQDTQNLELQEQDLQGLKLIALELTDVNFSGANLKKGSFNSSTLTRIDFSQADLESVDFTGTKFNSINFSGANLTDAEMSGADLHEMNLQGATLVKVYLCNGNLSSQNLRNQNLSEANLREANLSHADLSGANLSQANLNRSDLTGANLQDANLEMVAITGAILQGTTCDRANFSLISCHQVNFSQISLQNANFQNVNFTDANFSQANLSGANCDRAKLPQGNFREAICNRVNFQNADLEHSDFGHSSLCGADLRGANLCGINLKNAAIDNQTQFDRMGRILWELQNESYSGQDLQGMDLRDQDFQGVNWDGANLENANLSNCNFVGASLVGANLKGTYLFKTNFDRADLSRANLEKMRGELEKVIGYLPLSCRQANLSHANLQNHKLFDLFGANLSHANLTGADLAGANLNDADLRDANLNQVNLTRTTINQNTQLDPKWRLVWQLLNQEDFAADLTNADLSEAYLERCQLSGANLTGVNFTNANLEQADLSHANLENANLEGANLEEANLIGTAISGALNVSDRIRELWETANPSSDRKNYQNTNLENANFAGMDLRGCNFSHANLTAANLENANLENANLEGANLEEANLENANLNGANLKQLEGNYANFCGANFVGADLSYAEFEDSSFSEANLTGANLSHGTFNGAYLQGACLRDARLCHVTFDWSDDGTNLEEADLENADLEGANLQGCYLSNANLKNINWTGAKLDNVELQGANLQGADLSKVAQFVEVALRGANLQGANFRGLNLSRSYWQGVNLSGVDLRGANLQGAHFADCQIDDSTQWDEKYQVIWEIANQNRRVDLQGQDLAGAYLVRVDWQGINLQSTNLAGAILGGANLEGANLENANLNQTNLVQANLTQANLNGADLRNADLTEANLTGAQLLGAQLEGANLSSAKTRDAKFGDRTSPSIEEIIQTFRESRSLGLVEQLKLAGLNPKTDLAGQDLSGLQLSNIDLSGCDLRGTKLVQAGLKNTNLSQSDLTDADLTRAFLSRTNLDRANFTRANFQNASLENIAKISAANFTDADFSEALIQNVDFHNSTMQKAIFQSARLSMSRFSYADLTGADLRKMQMDLGSLGSPNLTDADLRGAKLGVCGNDINLTRTQIDKKTRTDDRFMALWHRMNSN, encoded by the coding sequence ATGTCGGAACGTGAAAATACTGGAAACCCGCCCCGTCGTCGTCGCCGGAGTAGTCGGGAACTACCGAATCAGAACCTTCAACCGAAGCGGAATCAAAGGTTTAACAGCAGCCGCCCACCCGTCACCGATGAACAACTCCAACCAGGGGCAGATTTATCGAGTACAATTTTGAGCGATCGCAACTTAAAAGGAAAAAATTTACAAGGTGTTTCTTTAAGTTATGCCGATTTGCGGGGGGCAAATTTAGACGATGTCGATCTGACGGGTGCCGATCTCAAACGCGCTCATCTTCACAATAGTCAAATTAATGAAAATACCCGCCTCGATCCCAAGTGGAAATTGGTTTGGGAGTTGGTGAATTTTAGAAATGAGAATCGGGACTGTTCCGATGCTGATTTATCCTTGGCGAATTTAGATGAATCCGATTTACAAAATATTAATTTTTCTGGGGCAAATTTAACTCAATGTCAACTCAACAATTCAAATTTAAGCGGTTCTAACTTTCAGGATGCCAATTTAACTCGAATTTTAGCGAGAACAGCAAGTTTTAAGCAAGCTAATTTTAATGAAGCAAAATTAAATCGCATGAATTGCGATCGCTGCGACTTTTCGGGGGCAAACTTTCAAAATGCTGATTTGTCAGGTGCATTCTTGCAAAACTCCAATCTTAAAGGAGCAGACTTTCGGGGCGCAAATTTGAGCGGTACTCTTTTAGATAACTCTTGTTTGGAAGATGTTTTAATTGACGATCGCACCCGTTTAGATGCGCGAGGTTTGGCGCTGTGGAAACTCTTCAACCCCACCCATGCCGAGGGCAATTTACAGGGATTGTGGTTCCAAAATGGAGATCTGAGCGATCGCGACTTTCGAGGCTATAATTTCAGCAATGCTGCTCTCTGCAACACCAAGCTCAGAAATTGCAATTTCAGCGATGCAAACCTCGAAAATGTCAGCCTAAATCGTGCCGACTTGCGGGGTGCTAATTTCCTCGGCGCGAACCTGACGGGAGCCGATCTGAGACTCAGCGTTATTGATGAAAATACCCAATTCGATCCGAAATGGAAATTGTTTTGGCAATTAGCAAATCAAGATACCCAAAACCTCGAACTCCAGGAACAAGATTTGCAGGGATTAAAATTAATCGCCCTCGAATTAACCGATGTTAACTTTAGTGGTGCGAATCTAAAAAAAGGGAGTTTTAACAGTTCAACTTTAACTCGAATTGATTTTAGTCAAGCCGATCTAGAATCTGTTGATTTTACAGGAACAAAATTTAATTCAATCAATTTTTCGGGTGCAAACTTGACGGATGCAGAGATGTCCGGTGCAGATTTGCACGAGATGAACTTGCAGGGAGCAACACTCGTCAAAGTTTACCTTTGTAACGGCAATCTCAGTTCCCAAAATTTACGCAATCAGAATCTCAGCGAAGCTAATTTACGAGAAGCAAATTTAAGTCATGCAGATTTATCGGGGGCGAATTTAAGCCAAGCCAACCTGAATCGCAGCGATCTTACGGGGGCAAATTTACAGGATGCTAACTTAGAAATGGTAGCCATTACGGGGGCAATTTTGCAGGGTACAACCTGCGATCGCGCTAATTTTTCCCTCATTTCCTGTCATCAAGTTAATTTCAGTCAAATTAGCTTACAAAATGCCAATTTTCAAAACGTTAATTTTACGGATGCAAATTTCAGCCAAGCCAATCTATCGGGTGCAAATTGCGATCGCGCCAAACTGCCACAAGGGAATTTTCGAGAGGCAATTTGTAACCGTGTCAACTTCCAAAATGCCGATTTAGAACACTCGGATTTTGGTCATTCAAGTCTGTGCGGTGCCGATCTTCGGGGTGCGAATCTGTGCGGAATCAATCTCAAAAATGCGGCGATCGATAACCAAACTCAATTCGATCGCATGGGACGGATTTTATGGGAATTACAAAACGAAAGTTATTCGGGACAGGATCTCCAGGGAATGGATTTGAGAGATCAGGATTTCCAAGGAGTTAACTGGGATGGTGCGAACTTAGAAAATGCTAATTTGAGCAACTGTAATTTTGTAGGCGCGAGTTTGGTTGGGGCAAATTTAAAAGGGACTTATCTATTCAAAACAAACTTCGATCGCGCCGATCTCAGCCGTGCCAATTTAGAGAAAATGAGGGGCGAGTTAGAGAAAGTGATAGGCTATTTGCCATTATCATGCCGACAAGCAAACCTCAGTCATGCCAATCTTCAGAATCACAAGTTATTTGATTTATTCGGTGCAAATCTTAGTCATGCAAACCTCACTGGTGCAGACTTAGCAGGCGCAAATCTGAATGATGCCGATCTGCGAGATGCCAATCTCAATCAAGTCAATTTAACCCGAACGACAATCAATCAAAACACCCAACTCGATCCGAAATGGCGGTTGGTTTGGCAACTTCTTAATCAAGAGGATTTTGCAGCAGATTTGACGAATGCCGATCTCAGTGAAGCATACTTGGAAAGATGTCAGTTAAGCGGTGCAAATTTAACGGGTGTCAATTTCACTAATGCGAATTTAGAACAAGCCGATTTAAGTCATGCAAATTTAGAAAATGCCAATTTAGAAGGGGCGAACCTGGAAGAAGCAAATTTGATTGGAACAGCGATTTCTGGAGCGTTAAATGTGAGCGATCGCATCCGGGAACTGTGGGAAACTGCCAACCCATCTTCGGATCGAAAAAATTACCAAAATACCAATTTGGAAAACGCAAATTTTGCTGGGATGGATTTGCGGGGATGCAATTTCAGTCACGCCAACTTGACAGCCGCAAACTTGGAAAACGCCAACTTAGAAAATGCCAATTTGGAAGGGGCAAATTTAGAAGAAGCAAATCTAGAAAATGCCAATCTAAACGGTGCAAATCTAAAACAGCTTGAAGGCAACTATGCTAATTTTTGCGGTGCCAATTTTGTCGGTGCAGATTTGAGCTATGCAGAATTTGAAGATAGCAGCTTTTCTGAAGCTAATTTAACGGGTGCAAACCTCAGTCATGGGACTTTTAACGGTGCATATTTACAGGGAGCCTGTCTGCGAGATGCGAGGCTTTGTCACGTCACCTTTGATTGGAGTGATGATGGAACGAATTTAGAAGAAGCTGATTTAGAAAATGCTGATTTGGAGGGAGCGAATTTACAGGGTTGTTATTTGAGTAATGCCAATCTAAAAAATATCAATTGGACGGGTGCAAAGTTAGACAATGTAGAGCTTCAAGGGGCGAATTTACAAGGTGCAGATTTGTCAAAAGTGGCGCAATTTGTTGAGGTGGCATTGCGGGGTGCAAATTTGCAGGGTGCTAACTTTCGGGGCTTAAATTTATCTCGAAGTTATTGGCAAGGTGTCAACCTCAGTGGCGTTGATTTACGGGGTGCTAATTTACAGGGAGCCCATTTTGCAGATTGTCAGATTGATGATTCGACTCAGTGGGATGAAAAATATCAGGTGATTTGGGAAATTGCCAATCAAAACCGCCGCGTTGATTTACAGGGGCAAGATTTGGCAGGTGCATATTTGGTGAGGGTGGATTGGCAGGGCATCAATTTACAATCGACGAATTTGGCAGGGGCGATATTAGGCGGTGCTAATTTAGAAGGGGCTAATTTAGAGAATGCTAACTTAAATCAGACTAACTTGGTACAAGCAAATTTGACGCAAGCGAATTTGAATGGTGCGGATTTACGAAATGCCGATTTAACTGAGGCGAATTTGACAGGAGCGCAGTTATTAGGAGCGCAGTTGGAAGGGGCTAATTTGAGTTCTGCGAAAACGCGGGATGCTAAGTTTGGCGATCGCACCTCCCCTTCCATTGAAGAAATTATTCAAACCTTCCGAGAATCGCGATCGCTAGGTTTAGTAGAACAGTTAAAATTGGCAGGTTTGAATCCCAAAACCGACTTAGCCGGACAAGATTTGAGCGGACTGCAATTAAGCAATATTGATTTATCTGGTTGTGATTTACGAGGAACAAAGTTAGTTCAAGCTGGTTTGAAGAATACAAATCTCAGTCAGTCAGACTTGACGGATGCGGATTTAACCAGAGCATTTTTAAGCCGGACAAACCTCGATCGCGCAAATTTTACCCGTGCCAACTTTCAAAATGCTTCCTTGGAAAATATCGCCAAGATATCGGCGGCAAACTTTACCGATGCTGATTTTTCTGAAGCATTAATTCAGAATGTTGATTTTCACAATAGTACGATGCAAAAGGCAATTTTTCAATCGGCTCGGTTGTCCATGAGTCGATTTAGTTATGCCGATCTAACGGGGGCAGATTTACGCAAAATGCAGATGGATTTGGGAAGTTTAGGTTCTCCAAATTTGACGGATGCGGACTTGCGGGGGGCTAAATTAGGTGTTTGTGGAAATGACATCAACTTGACCCGCACACAAATTGATAAAAAGACTCGAACTGACGATCGCTTTATGGCATTATGGCATCGAATGAATTCCAATTAA
- a CDS encoding tetratricopeptide repeat protein, which produces MMNWKPYLTGILIAGLLGCQESPSQAHDTTDQLNQAICMEDWDGAIALLDDLISDYPNSQTTLGEYRDRLQQLSETGLSDVHQLDYDCTNESLPKTEETPLSDRVEGYAEQIDVGMSYAEVATIIGRPGKINRLYSSYIWRDEHGNFLSAKFSDDQLDNLNVDEIRDCEDNNPRCVAVDITTPVPATEFKEIAARFEKGMNDRAVLEQLLQELGEPEMQTDWVNYEWQFAEATDPDPNNCTLNVSFSNVKSEMVELTLNNDRVSLHQAGCLYDDR; this is translated from the coding sequence ATGATGAACTGGAAACCTTACCTTACGGGAATTTTAATCGCAGGACTCCTGGGTTGTCAGGAATCGCCAAGTCAAGCCCACGACACAACTGATCAACTCAATCAGGCGATTTGTATGGAGGATTGGGACGGCGCGATCGCCCTGCTCGACGATTTAATCTCAGATTATCCTAACAGTCAAACTACATTAGGAGAATATCGCGATCGCCTCCAACAACTTTCTGAAACAGGGTTAAGCGATGTACATCAATTAGATTATGACTGTACTAACGAATCGCTCCCCAAGACTGAAGAAACACCTCTGAGCGATCGTGTAGAAGGCTATGCCGAGCAAATTGACGTTGGCATGAGCTACGCTGAAGTCGCTACAATTATCGGTCGTCCGGGGAAAATAAATAGGCTTTATTCCTCATATATATGGAGAGATGAGCATGGCAATTTCCTCTCTGCCAAGTTTTCTGACGACCAGTTGGATAATTTGAATGTTGATGAGATTAGGGACTGTGAAGACAACAATCCTCGCTGTGTCGCTGTTGATATTACCACTCCTGTTCCTGCGACTGAGTTTAAAGAGATTGCAGCCCGTTTTGAAAAAGGTATGAACGATCGAGCCGTTTTAGAACAGCTTTTGCAGGAATTAGGAGAACCCGAAATGCAGACAGACTGGGTTAATTATGAGTGGCAGTTTGCAGAAGCAACCGATCCCGATCCTAATAATTGCACGCTGAACGTTTCTTTTAGCAACGTTAAAAGTGAGATGGTTGAACTTACTTTAAACAACGATCGTGTATCACTCCACCAGGCTGGCTGCTTATACGACGATAGATAA
- a CDS encoding TRAP transporter substrate-binding protein, whose product MKRRKFIGNAVIGATGTAALAGCRPTATNSGAQSVSQPRIRWRMATSWPQSLDTIFGGAQTISQRVSEMTNGRFTIKPFAAGEIVPGLQVLDAVQTGTVQCGHTASYYYIGKNPALAFGTAVPFGLDAQQQNAWLYHGGGLEAMHKLYSDFGVINFPAGNTGTQMGGWFKREVNSVAELQGLTMRIPGLGGDVMSRLGVNAQVLPGGEIYLALERGAIDAAEWVGPYDDEKLGLQDAAQFYYYPGWWEPGATLEVQVNKAEWDKLPKEYQEVFKTAAMDANLNMLAQYDALNQQALGKLLEAGVKLTPYSQEIMQAAQKASFEIYEENAAQDSTFKEVYEQWKGFREQIYQWHQVNQLSFSNFVMANQG is encoded by the coding sequence ATGAAACGCAGAAAATTTATCGGGAATGCTGTTATTGGTGCAACAGGCACCGCCGCCTTAGCGGGGTGTCGCCCAACCGCCACTAATTCAGGGGCGCAAAGCGTTAGCCAACCCAGAATTCGATGGCGCATGGCAACGAGTTGGCCCCAATCGTTGGATACTATTTTTGGCGGCGCCCAAACCATCAGCCAGCGTGTCAGTGAAATGACCAATGGACGTTTCACGATTAAGCCATTTGCGGCGGGTGAAATTGTTCCGGGATTGCAGGTGCTAGATGCAGTACAAACTGGCACGGTGCAATGTGGTCACACCGCAAGCTACTACTACATCGGCAAAAACCCAGCATTAGCATTTGGCACGGCTGTTCCCTTTGGTTTAGACGCCCAACAACAGAATGCCTGGTTATACCATGGTGGTGGTTTAGAGGCGATGCACAAGCTTTATAGTGACTTCGGCGTGATTAACTTTCCGGCTGGGAATACGGGAACTCAGATGGGCGGCTGGTTTAAGCGGGAAGTTAACTCAGTGGCGGAACTCCAGGGTTTGACCATGCGGATTCCTGGATTAGGGGGTGACGTGATGTCCCGGTTAGGAGTCAATGCCCAAGTTTTACCCGGTGGCGAGATTTACCTGGCACTAGAACGGGGGGCAATTGACGCGGCTGAATGGGTGGGTCCTTATGACGATGAGAAGCTGGGCTTGCAGGATGCGGCTCAATTTTACTACTATCCCGGTTGGTGGGAGCCAGGAGCAACCTTAGAAGTGCAAGTGAATAAGGCAGAGTGGGATAAATTGCCCAAAGAGTATCAGGAAGTCTTCAAAACGGCAGCCATGGACGCCAACCTAAATATGCTGGCACAGTATGATGCCTTAAATCAACAAGCCCTAGGAAAACTGCTGGAGGCTGGGGTGAAGCTGACGCCCTATTCTCAAGAGATTATGCAAGCGGCTCAGAAGGCATCCTTTGAGATATATGAGGAGAATGCTGCTCAAGATAGTACGTTTAAAGAGGTTTACGAGCAGTGGAAGGGCTTTCGCGAACAGATTTACCAATGGCATCAGGTAAATCAACTCAGTTTTTCTAATTTTGTGATGGCAAATCAGGGATGA
- a CDS encoding HupE/UreJ family protein, whose translation MKFKQSTMRHYPLKRSTLKKPGFDWVQIALLVWIGVLGAAERAAAHHPVGGRTPANVWEGLLSGFAHPVIGFDHLAFVVAVGLLAANLVRGGFIPVAFLLTAMVGTGIHLLAIDLPMTELAIAASVVLFGAMLIGQYRLDYKVLTGLAAIAGLFHGYAYGEAIIGAEMNPIAAYLLGFTLIQGIIAFGAMMASQLILKRWSENALAILRVFGLAICSVGVMFLATAIVG comes from the coding sequence TTGAAGTTTAAACAGTCTACTATGCGGCACTATCCGTTAAAACGCTCTACTCTAAAAAAACCAGGATTTGACTGGGTTCAGATTGCTCTGTTGGTTTGGATTGGTGTCTTAGGGGCGGCTGAACGTGCCGCCGCTCACCACCCGGTTGGGGGTAGAACCCCTGCCAATGTCTGGGAAGGGTTGCTCTCTGGATTCGCGCACCCAGTTATCGGATTTGACCATTTGGCGTTTGTTGTGGCTGTGGGTTTATTAGCCGCGAATCTTGTTCGGGGTGGTTTTATTCCGGTTGCCTTTTTGTTAACGGCAATGGTAGGTACAGGGATTCACCTGTTAGCGATTGATTTGCCGATGACTGAACTGGCAATTGCCGCTTCGGTGGTTTTGTTTGGGGCAATGCTGATAGGGCAATACCGTCTAGATTATAAAGTGTTAACTGGACTGGCTGCGATCGCGGGATTGTTTCATGGTTATGCTTATGGAGAAGCCATTATTGGTGCCGAAATGAATCCGATAGCGGCATACCTGCTGGGATTTACGCTCATTCAAGGGATTATTGCTTTCGGCGCGATGATGGCAAGTCAACTTATCCTCAAGCGATGGAGTGAGAATGCATTGGCTATCCTGCGGGTTTTCGGCTTGGCAATTTGCTCGGTGGGAGTCATGTTCCTAGCAACTGCCATTGTCGGTTGA
- the leuB gene encoding 3-isopropylmalate dehydrogenase has product MAQQHYRITLLPGDGIGPEIMAVAVDVLKVIGAQFDLSFEFTEALIGGAAIDATGEPLPTDTLEKCRHSDAVLLAAIGGYQWDNLPRHQRPETGLLGLRAGLGLFANLRPATILPQLIDASTLKREVVDGVDIMVVRELTGGVYFGQPKGIFTTETGEKRGVNTMAYTEAEIDRIGRVAFETARKRQGKLCSVDKANVLEVSQLWRDRMTQLAAEYPDVELSHLYVDNAAMQLVRAPKQFDTIVTGNLFGDVLSDAAAMLTGSIGMLPSASLGEKEPGVFEPVHGSAPDIAGQNKANPLAQVLSTAMMLRYGLNQPTAADQIEQAVFKVLEKGNRTGDIMSAGMTLVGCQEMGNALIEILKQP; this is encoded by the coding sequence ATGGCACAGCAGCACTACCGCATTACCCTTTTGCCCGGTGATGGCATTGGTCCAGAAATTATGGCAGTCGCGGTAGATGTGTTAAAGGTGATTGGCGCACAGTTCGACCTTAGCTTTGAGTTCACTGAAGCCTTAATCGGAGGGGCGGCAATTGATGCTACTGGGGAACCCCTACCGACTGACACCCTGGAAAAATGTCGCCATAGCGACGCTGTTTTACTGGCTGCCATCGGCGGTTATCAATGGGATAACCTGCCGCGCCATCAACGCCCGGAAACGGGTTTGTTGGGATTACGAGCAGGATTAGGTTTATTTGCCAATTTGCGACCTGCCACCATATTACCCCAACTCATTGATGCCTCAACCTTGAAACGGGAGGTGGTTGACGGGGTGGATATTATGGTGGTGCGAGAATTGACAGGCGGGGTTTATTTCGGTCAGCCCAAGGGTATCTTTACCACTGAAACGGGGGAAAAGCGCGGTGTAAATACGATGGCGTATACCGAAGCCGAAATTGACCGCATTGGACGAGTGGCATTTGAAACCGCTCGCAAACGCCAGGGTAAACTGTGTTCGGTTGATAAAGCCAATGTTCTCGAGGTATCTCAATTATGGCGCGATCGCATGACTCAATTAGCGGCTGAGTATCCGGATGTGGAGTTATCTCATCTGTATGTTGACAATGCTGCCATGCAGTTAGTCAGGGCACCTAAGCAGTTTGATACGATTGTCACGGGCAATTTATTCGGAGACGTGCTTTCTGATGCGGCGGCGATGCTCACCGGAAGTATTGGCATGTTACCCTCTGCCAGTTTAGGGGAAAAAGAACCCGGCGTTTTTGAACCCGTTCACGGTTCCGCCCCGGATATTGCTGGACAAAATAAGGCAAATCCCTTGGCTCAAGTCTTGAGTACGGCAATGATGCTACGCTATGGGTTGAATCAACCAACGGCGGCTGACCAAATCGAGCAAGCCGTTTTTAAAGTTTTAGAGAAAGGTAACCGTACAGGGGATATTATGTCAGCAGGAATGACCCTTGTCGGTTGTCAGGAGATGGGAAATGCTTTGATTGAGATTCTCAAACAGCCATAA
- a CDS encoding glycine betaine ABC transporter substrate-binding protein — protein MQKIRQLVILPLLTLFAIATLSSCGGNSAESGAIRVGSKDFAEQFILGEMYALVLEEEGFPVERKLNLGGTQVTHESLKSGEIDLYPEYTGTGLITILKRPRNSDSQEVYKIVSQEYAEQFNLEWLEPAPMNNTYTLFMTPDDAEQYGIETISDIVPQANELKMVGTYEFQGRPDGLSGLKQVYGDFKLAEYKAVNAALRYQALAQDQADIAVGFATDGEVSALNLVRIKDDKNFFPPYEVAPVVRQEVLEENPEIATILNKLSATITDETMQRLNYQVTGKQREPGEVAKEFLIEQGFLESNN, from the coding sequence ATGCAAAAAATCCGTCAATTGGTAATTCTACCATTACTAACTCTTTTCGCGATCGCCACCCTCAGCAGTTGCGGTGGTAATAGTGCAGAATCAGGAGCGATTCGAGTTGGCTCAAAAGATTTTGCTGAACAATTTATCTTAGGAGAAATGTATGCGCTGGTATTAGAAGAGGAAGGCTTTCCCGTAGAACGCAAACTTAACTTAGGGGGGACTCAGGTGACTCATGAGAGTCTCAAATCGGGAGAAATTGATTTATATCCAGAATATACAGGGACTGGATTGATCACAATTTTGAAGCGTCCCCGGAATAGCGATTCCCAAGAAGTCTATAAAATCGTTTCCCAGGAGTATGCGGAACAGTTTAATTTAGAATGGCTGGAACCCGCTCCCATGAATAATACATACACGCTGTTTATGACGCCCGATGATGCCGAACAGTATGGAATTGAAACGATTTCTGATATAGTGCCTCAAGCTAATGAACTGAAGATGGTTGGCACCTATGAGTTCCAAGGGCGTCCCGATGGATTATCCGGGCTGAAGCAAGTGTACGGTGATTTTAAACTAGCAGAGTATAAAGCTGTGAATGCCGCATTGAGGTATCAAGCCTTGGCTCAAGATCAAGCTGATATTGCCGTTGGATTTGCTACAGATGGAGAAGTCAGCGCTCTCAATTTGGTCAGAATTAAAGATGACAAAAACTTCTTTCCTCCTTATGAAGTTGCGCCCGTTGTGCGTCAGGAAGTCCTAGAAGAAAACCCAGAAATTGCCACGATACTCAACAAGCTTTCGGCAACAATTACAGATGAGACAATGCAACGTCTCAATTATCAGGTAACTGGGAAACAACGGGAACCGGGTGAGGTAGCGAAAGAGTTTCTCATTGAACAAGGATTCCTGGAATCTAATAACTAG